Proteins encoded within one genomic window of Thermodesulfobacteriota bacterium:
- a CDS encoding mechanosensitive ion channel domain-containing protein codes for MTGFTTRFKPGKTTITAWILAITVLLCAGWSGATETEQEIDDQSAFLKQSIEESLRLEKDLLAGLEQEREKLRELEPGLLVELEDYRTLHTTHTNMLAQPMPDPGALEQADAHIKAALIRIQGRLDAFNKQFNAIRPLRTGLNEQLAINNAYLKEIRKSRKKAPQDAEFIQNLETLVDTIKKKQQLLDKLADFYQSYIDKLNDFQSTLQALSPKLTARLSESRTSSLLIRRVTLFAAGSRDTLVKEADSLFQQLKHLVSAAFIGEEFGLMWKSASSFLAVPMLLFLLTLMIAFRMRSVHLKIWEKSELQNCPAFRLAWRALNRSIFLLVITVFLFAYTHSGKTYVPAHMVILLSLCQLFLYIKWGMDILSGAGQSGLINIQPAFLKRLRVLSSLILFYMAAYIFISHGAQPGNILLTWARLGFEILFIAWCLEFWKTDRRLQPPAMFARKGFIKKEAVRILTYSISFGGLAFEIAGYGGISLFWYASWGQTLVIGMWAGLCYNALQELSGIFQADPDKIKDGYQSSGAPVTWLFLKLGQPVVLVIFLMAVILSWGGKRTFLITLIATIRKTYHIGSIEFSILGFIYALAALLITHIIAQSWRHFFQQKLLARSGMVIGLQESLTTISVYLLWVLGVLVSLSFLGLNTTSLAVAFGALGIGVGFGLQNIVNNFISGIILLLERPIQVGDDIQVNDMWATVKKINIRSTIVQTYDNASVIIPNSDLISNQVINWSFNDNRLRRSIVVGVAYGSDIELVRQTLLEAAASVPRVFRQPRPDVIFRDFGDSALIFHLRIWTHVTYYLSVETDVRFAIDRLFRERDISIPFPQRDIHIINQNPPAVTE; via the coding sequence ATGACTGGCTTTACGACCCGCTTCAAACCGGGAAAAACAACGATTACGGCCTGGATACTGGCGATTACCGTCCTGCTGTGTGCCGGATGGTCCGGCGCCACGGAGACGGAGCAGGAAATCGATGATCAGTCAGCGTTTTTAAAACAATCGATTGAGGAATCCCTGCGACTTGAAAAAGATCTTCTGGCGGGCCTGGAACAGGAGAGAGAAAAACTTCGTGAACTTGAGCCTGGCCTGTTGGTCGAGCTGGAAGATTACCGGACCCTGCACACGACCCATACCAATATGCTGGCCCAGCCCATGCCGGATCCCGGCGCCCTGGAACAGGCCGATGCGCATATCAAGGCGGCACTGATCCGGATCCAGGGACGACTGGACGCCTTTAATAAGCAATTCAATGCCATCCGGCCGTTACGGACCGGACTGAATGAACAGCTGGCCATCAATAACGCCTATCTGAAGGAAATCCGGAAATCACGCAAAAAGGCCCCTCAGGACGCGGAGTTTATCCAGAATCTGGAAACCCTGGTCGACACGATCAAGAAGAAACAGCAGCTTCTCGATAAGCTCGCTGACTTCTATCAGTCTTACATCGACAAGCTAAACGATTTTCAGAGTACGCTTCAAGCCCTCTCACCCAAACTAACTGCCCGTCTCAGCGAGAGCAGAACCAGTTCCCTCTTGATCCGACGGGTGACCCTGTTTGCCGCCGGTAGCCGCGACACCCTGGTCAAAGAAGCGGACAGCCTGTTCCAGCAACTCAAGCATCTGGTATCCGCCGCGTTTATCGGGGAAGAATTCGGCCTGATGTGGAAATCCGCCAGCTCGTTTCTGGCCGTACCCATGCTGCTGTTTCTCCTGACCCTGATGATCGCCTTCCGGATGCGCAGCGTTCATCTGAAAATATGGGAAAAATCTGAGCTCCAAAACTGTCCGGCTTTCCGGCTGGCCTGGCGGGCCCTGAACCGTTCAATTTTTCTTCTGGTCATCACCGTATTTCTGTTTGCATATACGCATAGCGGGAAGACTTACGTTCCCGCCCATATGGTGATCCTGCTCTCTCTGTGCCAGCTTTTCCTGTACATCAAATGGGGAATGGACATTTTGTCCGGAGCCGGCCAGTCAGGGCTGATTAACATTCAACCGGCTTTCCTCAAACGATTGCGCGTCCTGTCCTCCCTGATCCTTTTCTATATGGCGGCCTACATTTTCATCAGCCATGGGGCCCAGCCCGGCAATATCCTGCTGACCTGGGCCCGGCTGGGCTTTGAAATCCTGTTCATCGCCTGGTGCCTGGAGTTCTGGAAAACAGACCGGCGCCTGCAACCACCGGCGATGTTTGCGCGGAAAGGATTCATCAAGAAGGAAGCGGTTAGGATTCTGACATACAGCATCAGTTTCGGCGGCCTGGCCTTTGAAATCGCCGGTTACGGCGGCATATCGTTGTTCTGGTACGCTTCCTGGGGGCAGACCCTGGTGATCGGCATGTGGGCAGGACTGTGTTACAACGCGCTCCAGGAATTATCCGGTATTTTTCAGGCGGATCCGGATAAAATCAAGGACGGATACCAGTCCTCGGGCGCGCCGGTCACCTGGCTTTTCTTAAAACTCGGGCAGCCGGTGGTGCTGGTTATCTTTCTGATGGCCGTCATCCTCTCCTGGGGGGGAAAACGGACCTTTCTGATCACCCTGATCGCAACCATCCGCAAAACTTACCATATCGGAAGCATTGAATTCAGCATTCTGGGATTCATATACGCACTGGCCGCGCTGCTGATCACCCATATCATCGCCCAGAGCTGGCGGCATTTCTTTCAGCAGAAGCTGCTGGCCCGCAGCGGTATGGTGATAGGCCTGCAGGAGTCCCTGACCACCATCAGCGTCTATCTGTTGTGGGTGCTGGGCGTGCTGGTCTCCCTGAGCTTTCTCGGCCTCAACACCACCAGCCTGGCGGTAGCCTTCGGTGCCCTGGGCATCGGGGTGGGGTTCGGGCTGCAGAATATCGTCAACAATTTCATCAGCGGCATCATCCTCCTGCTGGAACGTCCCATCCAGGTAGGTGACGATATTCAGGTCAATGACATGTGGGCCACGGTCAAAAAAATCAACATCCGTTCCACCATCGTGCAGACCTATGATAACGCTTCCGTCATCATTCCCAACTCCGACCTGATCAGCAACCAGGTGATCAACTGGAGCTTCAACGATAACCGGCTCCGCCGGAGCATCGTCGTCGGCGTCGCCTATGGATCGGACATCGAACTGGTCCGGCAGACCCTGCTGGAAGCCGCCGCCAGTGTTCCCCGTGTCTTCAGACAGCCCCGGCCCGACGTGATCTTCCGGGACTTCGGGGACAGCGCCCTGATCTTCCACCTGCGCATCTGGACCCATGTGACGTATTATCTGTCCGTGGAAACCGACGTGCGATTCGCCATCGACCGGCTGTTCCGGGAAAGGGACATCAGCATTCCCTTCCCTCAACGGGATATCCATATTATCAACCAGAATCCGCCGGCGGTGACGGAGTAA
- a CDS encoding Coenzyme F420 hydrogenase/dehydrogenase, beta subunit C-terminal domain, with protein MKTFADLVEEVQKPGLCHRCGACVAFCTSVHYGALEQDEEGRPRLKTLENCMEGGLCYSICPVTRELDEDIKKLVGWELPIGRVLDSSVAQAINPDIQARATDGGAVTALLLHLLEKGHIDGAIVTKPSGLFQREPWFATSREEIIASAGFHFDASHGLKLFSELYSTYSPNVFKVGFMGAKRMDRVAFVGSPCQVNAIRRLQSLGIEPAGSFTILLGLFCTGNFIFGPEQQRRLEEIGRFRWSEVSKINVKEDLMIHLRNKEVRHIPLADIDFMKRYACRYCNDYAAEFADISFGGLGAPDGWTTVITRSPLGRDLVSEALGRSIEIYSHKRNPLLATDVLAKAVKWSEMKKQSAQTMGRP; from the coding sequence ATGAAAACATTTGCCGATCTGGTCGAGGAAGTTCAGAAACCGGGACTCTGTCATCGTTGTGGCGCCTGCGTTGCTTTCTGCACCTCCGTTCATTATGGCGCTTTGGAACAGGATGAAGAAGGACGCCCCCGGCTCAAGACTCTGGAAAATTGCATGGAGGGAGGACTGTGTTACTCCATATGCCCGGTGACCCGGGAGCTGGATGAAGACATAAAAAAACTGGTGGGGTGGGAACTGCCTATTGGTCGGGTTCTCGACTCCTCCGTGGCCCAGGCGATCAATCCGGATATTCAGGCCCGGGCTACCGACGGCGGGGCAGTAACGGCGCTTCTGCTTCATTTACTTGAAAAAGGCCATATTGACGGCGCTATTGTCACCAAGCCGTCAGGGTTATTCCAGAGGGAACCGTGGTTTGCTACCAGCCGCGAGGAAATCATCGCGTCGGCCGGATTTCACTTTGACGCGTCGCACGGTTTGAAGCTGTTTTCCGAACTTTATTCCACCTATTCGCCCAATGTCTTTAAAGTCGGTTTCATGGGCGCCAAACGGATGGACCGGGTCGCCTTTGTGGGGTCTCCCTGCCAGGTCAACGCCATTCGCCGGCTTCAGTCTCTGGGCATCGAGCCCGCCGGATCGTTTACCATTCTGCTCGGTCTGTTCTGCACGGGAAATTTTATCTTCGGCCCCGAGCAGCAGCGCCGGCTGGAAGAGATCGGCCGCTTCAGATGGTCGGAAGTCAGCAAGATCAATGTCAAGGAAGACCTCATGATTCACCTGCGCAACAAGGAAGTCCGGCACATCCCCCTGGCCGATATCGACTTCATGAAGCGCTATGCCTGTCGATACTGCAACGATTACGCGGCCGAGTTCGCCGATATTTCTTTCGGTGGACTGGGGGCGCCGGATGGCTGGACGACGGTGATCACCCGGTCACCCCTGGGGCGGGACCTGGTGTCCGAGGCCCTGGGACGATCCATTGAAATTTACAGCCACAAGCGCAATCCGCTTCTGGCCACGGATGTTCTGGCCAAGGCCGTCAAATGGTCGGAAATGAAAAAGCAGTCGGCTCAAACAATGGGTCGACCCTGA
- a CDS encoding DUF362 domain-containing protein, whose product MTKHTVSIVRYEEPGVSVRRAVELAGGLDHLPADARVFIKPNIVFWTKAVQFPKWGVITTSRVIEDVVLLLKERGVKSITIGEGIVVSDPRDTETPVHAFKTLGYEILKKKYGVESVNVLERPFKAVDLGEGIELNFNADALESDFLVDIPAMKTHNQTVVSLGIKNLKGLIDFNSRKKCHNADPVKDLHFMVARLADVMPPMLTVLDGIYTVERGPGFDGKMRRSNLLVASRDILSADLAGARLLGHDPAHVPYLVHAAANRNRPTDLSDIDVVGESIDSVSSFHEFDFQYQDNADTCIPAPMAKGGLKGIYYRKFDTTMCTYCSGVNGLILQAIRYAWKGQPWDHIEVLTGKKMAPAPGMKKTILVGKCMYEAHRNNPDIQEMIAIKGCPPKPDNIYKALCQAGFDVNPDLFANIEQLPGFFMSRYAGNPEFDESFFQVT is encoded by the coding sequence ATGACTAAACATACCGTCTCCATCGTCAGATATGAGGAACCGGGCGTTTCCGTACGCCGGGCCGTGGAACTGGCCGGCGGACTGGATCACCTGCCGGCTGACGCCAGGGTGTTCATCAAGCCCAACATCGTTTTCTGGACCAAGGCCGTCCAGTTTCCCAAGTGGGGGGTCATCACCACGTCACGGGTGATCGAAGACGTGGTCCTGCTGCTCAAGGAGCGCGGTGTCAAAAGCATTACCATCGGCGAAGGCATCGTCGTCTCGGATCCCCGGGACACGGAAACACCGGTCCACGCCTTCAAAACCCTGGGCTATGAAATTTTAAAGAAAAAATACGGGGTAGAATCCGTCAATGTGCTGGAGCGGCCGTTCAAGGCTGTCGACCTGGGAGAAGGCATCGAGCTGAATTTCAACGCCGACGCCCTGGAGAGCGATTTTCTGGTGGATATCCCGGCCATGAAAACCCATAACCAGACGGTGGTCAGCCTGGGCATCAAGAACCTGAAGGGCCTGATCGATTTTAACTCCCGGAAAAAATGCCATAACGCCGATCCCGTCAAGGACCTGCATTTCATGGTCGCCCGGCTGGCGGACGTCATGCCGCCCATGCTGACCGTGCTGGACGGAATCTATACCGTCGAACGCGGGCCGGGCTTTGATGGGAAAATGCGGCGCAGCAACCTGCTGGTGGCCTCCCGGGACATCCTTTCCGCCGACCTGGCGGGCGCCCGGCTCCTGGGCCATGACCCGGCACACGTTCCGTATCTTGTCCACGCCGCGGCCAACCGGAATCGGCCGACCGACCTGTCCGACATCGACGTTGTCGGCGAAAGCATCGACAGCGTGTCTTCATTTCACGAATTCGATTTCCAGTACCAGGACAACGCCGATACCTGCATCCCGGCCCCCATGGCCAAAGGCGGGCTCAAGGGCATCTACTACCGGAAATTCGATACCACCATGTGCACCTACTGTTCCGGCGTCAACGGCCTCATTCTCCAGGCCATCCGCTACGCCTGGAAAGGCCAGCCCTGGGATCATATCGAAGTGCTGACGGGAAAGAAGATGGCGCCTGCCCCGGGCATGAAGAAGACCATACTGGTGGGCAAATGCATGTACGAGGCGCACCGGAACAACCCGGACATCCAGGAAATGATCGCCATCAAGGGCTGCCCTCCCAAGCCGGACAATATTTACAAGGCCCTGTGCCAGGCCGGATTTGACGTCAATCCCGACCTGTTCGCCAATATCGAACAATTGCCGGGATTCTTTATGAGCCGGTATGCCGGCAACCCGGAATTTGACGAATCCTTTTTCCAGGTGACATAG
- a CDS encoding FAD-binding oxidoreductase, producing MKLFEEKSFWMTTRDYIPGPGLQEDLNVDVAIVGGGFTGLSTAYHLKKDSPGARVALLEAQIIGYGASGRNGGFNMTLFGLTMDITRLRFGRAGAREAHHYMERAVDTTRDLIDELKIDCDYEHNGFLRVATSPRYRKRIMHEVELAHSLGLTGIEWLEQDATRQEVNSPTYLGAWWEPRCGILNPAKLSWGWKTVITGQGVSVYENTPVESMSRQGDKIILKTPGGTITADKVVLAANAWSHFIPAIRRKQVPLWTYIVLTEPLSNRLMEQVGWKNRQGIEDARNLVHYYRLTADNRLLMGGRDAGLAWGNDMDKDQSPTVFAGLEQDVRDIFPPLKEVKFTHRWGGPVSITLDLAPAMGYVGDKNVVYSVGCMGHGVSLTHLNGRTLADLVLGKKTDLTDVFFVNRTTLPWPPEPIRTLSSKAILAAMNFQDRFTD from the coding sequence ATGAAATTGTTTGAGGAAAAAAGCTTCTGGATGACTACCCGGGACTATATTCCCGGCCCCGGGTTGCAGGAAGATCTGAACGTCGACGTGGCCATCGTGGGCGGCGGGTTTACCGGCCTTTCCACGGCCTATCATCTCAAGAAAGATTCCCCGGGCGCGCGGGTGGCCCTGCTGGAGGCCCAGATCATCGGGTACGGCGCCAGCGGCCGGAACGGCGGGTTCAACATGACCCTGTTCGGCCTGACCATGGACATCACCCGGCTCCGGTTCGGACGGGCCGGTGCCCGGGAAGCCCACCATTATATGGAAAGAGCCGTGGATACCACCCGGGACCTGATCGACGAATTGAAGATCGATTGCGACTATGAACACAACGGCTTTCTGAGGGTAGCCACCTCCCCCCGCTATAGAAAACGGATCATGCATGAGGTCGAACTGGCCCATTCCCTGGGCCTGACCGGCATCGAGTGGCTGGAACAGGACGCTACCCGGCAGGAGGTGAACAGCCCCACTTACCTGGGTGCCTGGTGGGAACCCCGCTGCGGCATCCTCAACCCGGCCAAGCTGTCCTGGGGATGGAAAACGGTCATCACCGGCCAGGGCGTGTCGGTATATGAAAATACCCCGGTCGAGTCCATGAGTCGCCAGGGCGATAAAATAATCCTGAAAACTCCTGGCGGCACCATCACCGCGGACAAGGTGGTTCTGGCCGCCAATGCCTGGTCTCATTTTATTCCCGCCATCCGCCGCAAACAGGTGCCGCTCTGGACTTACATTGTTCTGACGGAGCCCCTGTCAAACCGCCTGATGGAACAGGTCGGCTGGAAAAACCGGCAGGGTATCGAAGATGCCAGGAACCTGGTTCATTATTACCGGCTGACCGCCGACAACCGTCTGCTCATGGGCGGCCGGGACGCCGGCCTGGCCTGGGGAAACGATATGGACAAGGACCAGAGCCCGACTGTATTCGCCGGCCTGGAGCAGGATGTCAGGGATATCTTTCCCCCGCTTAAAGAGGTTAAGTTCACCCACCGCTGGGGCGGGCCGGTTTCCATTACCCTGGATCTGGCCCCGGCCATGGGGTATGTGGGCGATAAAAACGTGGTCTACAGTGTCGGCTGCATGGGCCATGGCGTCAGCCTGACCCATTTGAACGGCCGGACCCTGGCGGACCTGGTGCTGGGAAAAAAGACCGACCTGACCGATGTGTTCTTCGTCAACCGGACCACCCTGCCCTGGCCGCCGGAGCCCATCCGCACGTTAAGTTCCAAGGCGATCCTGGCTGCCATGAACTTCCAGGACCGGTTCACGGATTGA
- a CDS encoding TetR/AcrR family transcriptional regulator gives MGRKSNATQRREEIVWSLFECLATSGHEKITIKEIASRAGLPPGVIHYYFKKKDDIVAALVASLTGTYQSLLDEALKSVTVPTKRLDRMLDYLVEAFVFDRELNRAFYNLVQLGFEREEVSTPLRRMLAVYRGTMEKIFREAGAGGKSASLSCLLVALIEGLALQWMIDPDALEKGRVRQTVKQTIKNSLTDKKGETE, from the coding sequence ATGGGTCGCAAATCAAACGCTACACAGAGACGGGAAGAGATCGTCTGGTCCCTGTTTGAGTGTCTGGCGACCAGCGGTCACGAAAAAATAACCATTAAGGAAATCGCCTCCCGGGCCGGTCTCCCCCCCGGCGTCATCCATTATTATTTTAAAAAAAAAGATGACATCGTCGCCGCGCTGGTGGCATCTCTGACCGGAACTTATCAGTCGCTGCTGGATGAAGCGCTGAAATCCGTGACGGTTCCGACGAAGCGACTTGACCGGATGCTCGATTATCTGGTGGAGGCGTTCGTGTTCGACCGTGAACTTAACCGGGCCTTCTACAACCTGGTGCAATTAGGCTTTGAACGTGAGGAAGTAAGCACCCCCCTGCGCCGGATGCTCGCGGTTTATCGCGGAACCATGGAAAAAATATTTAGAGAGGCCGGCGCGGGGGGGAAAAGCGCCTCACTCTCCTGCCTGCTGGTGGCCTTGATCGAGGGACTGGCCCTGCAGTGGATGATCGATCCGGATGCCCTGGAAAAAGGCCGCGTCCGGCAAACCGTCAAACAGACCATAAAAAACAGCTTGACCGACAAAAAGGGAGAAACGGAATGA
- a CDS encoding class I adenylate-forming enzyme family protein — protein MLNPVKYLYFHARMKPDAFAIQSFNLNLTYGQLLIIIQKFAATFRRSGVKPGQIVALMIADPSWHWILTLALFHEAAVPCSSSKYTLTNENLGIDWVLSDRAEFDGGPAGRHLFIDSAWVQKALSGEPLTDPLDYPDEDSVCRLILTSGTTGASKAVALTVRTLEIRLSLSWFYWATPGREMNMMPIGTTGGFATALNILAAGNVFFAVPRNRSVLDAVNFFKINSLIGSPMQIRSMVQDIQNGKPYEGSVRILRSAGGAIAPLLLKNIKENLCEKVMNVYGSTEAGPIGAISESNDHAAASIAGFPLPNVRIQIVNQSHEILPQGQEGTIRVRTPGMVHEYYKDPVATSSFFRDGWFYPGDTGRLTKNGFLALSGRGDELINRGGIKINLDSLDLFLNDYHGVQDAATFSFENSDGVQDIAAAIVVAKDFEIKALQGEMLKKHGKARTPDFFVKVDQIPRNPMGKVLRAKLSEDFSATLYARGSQVSWLN, from the coding sequence ATGCTGAATCCTGTTAAATATCTTTATTTTCATGCCCGGATGAAGCCGGATGCCTTCGCCATCCAGAGCTTCAATCTGAATCTGACTTACGGTCAATTACTGATTATCATCCAAAAGTTCGCGGCCACATTCAGACGTTCCGGAGTAAAACCCGGTCAAATCGTGGCGCTGATGATAGCGGACCCCAGTTGGCATTGGATTTTGACCCTGGCGCTGTTTCATGAAGCAGCCGTACCATGCTCCAGTTCAAAATACACCCTCACCAATGAAAACCTCGGAATAGACTGGGTACTCTCGGATCGTGCCGAGTTCGACGGTGGTCCGGCGGGAAGGCATTTGTTTATCGATTCCGCCTGGGTTCAGAAAGCGCTCTCCGGCGAACCATTAACCGATCCTTTGGATTACCCCGACGAGGATAGTGTCTGCCGATTGATTTTGACCAGCGGTACAACCGGAGCAAGCAAAGCCGTTGCTCTTACCGTCAGGACCCTGGAAATCCGGCTTTCCTTAAGCTGGTTTTACTGGGCGACTCCGGGCAGGGAGATGAATATGATGCCGATCGGAACGACCGGTGGCTTTGCGACTGCCTTGAATATCCTGGCGGCCGGAAACGTTTTTTTTGCCGTTCCGAGGAACCGGTCTGTCTTGGACGCCGTAAATTTTTTCAAGATCAACAGTCTGATCGGATCACCCATGCAAATAAGATCGATGGTGCAGGACATACAAAATGGCAAACCATACGAAGGGTCAGTCCGAATTCTGCGAAGTGCCGGCGGAGCCATTGCTCCGCTTCTGTTAAAAAACATAAAAGAAAACTTGTGTGAAAAAGTCATGAATGTTTACGGCAGCACTGAAGCAGGACCCATCGGCGCGATATCTGAAAGCAATGATCACGCGGCGGCATCCATTGCCGGATTCCCTCTTCCGAATGTCCGGATCCAGATCGTTAATCAGTCTCACGAGATCCTGCCCCAGGGGCAGGAGGGAACAATCAGGGTTAGAACCCCTGGAATGGTCCATGAATATTACAAAGACCCCGTGGCCACGAGCAGCTTCTTCAGGGATGGCTGGTTTTACCCGGGGGACACGGGGCGGCTGACGAAAAACGGTTTTCTGGCGCTTTCCGGGAGGGGCGATGAACTGATTAATCGTGGCGGAATCAAGATCAATCTTGATTCCCTGGACCTGTTTTTGAACGATTATCATGGCGTTCAGGACGCCGCTACGTTCAGCTTTGAAAATTCAGACGGGGTACAGGATATCGCCGCGGCAATTGTAGTGGCCAAGGATTTCGAAATCAAAGCCCTTCAGGGCGAGATGCTTAAAAAGCATGGGAAGGCGAGAACGCCGGATTTTTTTGTCAAGGTCGATCAGATTCCGCGCAATCCCATGGGCAAGGTATTGCGCGCGAAATTGAGCGAAGATTTCAGTGCGACACTATACGCCCGCGGGAGCCAGGTATCCTGGTTAAATTGA
- a CDS encoding penicillin-binding protein activator LpoB gives MYRNRIAKTVLLMSAAVVLTLFAGCRATTRDVSPDDVVHYDEGYDFSDKNAIVDYLVTSLVTKSPLAARSDRPVLIVYGVANRTSEHIETSGITDDIRQEILQSGKARFVNLTQRDNVAAETDYQYGGSVSPETRLQRARQVGAEYIVSGTLRSIEKKQPKQVRLKKKTLMYYSLTLELTDLQSGLIEWTDQAEIVRESSKPFIGW, from the coding sequence ATGTACCGGAACCGTATTGCGAAAACCGTTTTGCTGATGTCGGCGGCCGTCGTTTTGACCCTGTTTGCCGGATGCCGGGCAACTACCCGGGATGTCTCTCCGGATGATGTTGTTCATTATGATGAGGGGTATGACTTTTCGGATAAGAACGCCATCGTCGATTACCTGGTCACCTCCCTGGTGACCAAGTCACCCCTGGCGGCCCGGAGCGACCGTCCGGTGCTGATCGTTTACGGCGTGGCCAACCGCACCTCGGAACACATCGAAACCAGCGGCATTACCGATGATATCCGCCAGGAAATCCTTCAGTCCGGAAAGGCCCGGTTCGTCAACCTGACCCAGCGGGACAACGTCGCCGCAGAAACCGACTACCAGTACGGCGGCAGCGTCAGCCCCGAAACCCGCCTGCAGCGGGCCCGGCAGGTGGGTGCCGAATACATCGTCAGCGGCACCCTGCGCTCCATCGAGAAAAAACAACCCAAACAGGTGCGGCTGAAAAAGAAGACCCTGATGTATTACAGCCTGACCCTGGAGCTGACCGATCTGCAGAGCGGTCTGATCGAATGGACGGACCAGGCGGAAATCGTCCGGGAATCCTCAAAACCGTTTATCGGCTGGTAA